A genomic segment from Salvia splendens isolate huo1 chromosome 13, SspV2, whole genome shotgun sequence encodes:
- the LOC121762942 gene encoding ABC transporter G family member 1-like, with protein sequence MSRVVSLSPIRDTLPFYNRREAEMEIDTSPRATARASTTLGQLLQCVGDARKEAAVDKTPVHHVLEMTTEEPRTIPFVLAFSHLTYSVKSPRAAADTKIVLDDISGEARDGEIMAVMGASGSGKSTLIDALANRMAKGSLRGSVTLNGEALESKMSKVISAYVMQDDLLFPMLTVEETLTFAAEFRLPRTLSKSKKKLRVEALIDQLGLRRAARTVIGDEGHRGVSGGERRRVSIGTDIIHDPIVLFLDEPTSGLDSTSAFMVVKVLQRIARSGSIVIMSIHQPSSRIMGLLDRMIFLSRGKTVFNGSPENLPIFFSDFGQSIPENENRTEFALDFIRELEGSDGGTKSLVEFNKSWQTFDSQHHHQSIQNSPNLSLKEAISASISRGKLVSGATASATAGSSMVPTFANPMWIELAVLSKRSFMNSRRMPELFGVRLAAVVVTGFILATMFWRLDNSPKGVQERLGFFAFAMSTTFYTCADALPVFLQERYIFMRETAYNAYRRSSYVLSHSLVSIPPLVFLSLAFAVITFWAVGLDGDFVFYFLIILASFWAGSSFVTFLSGVVPHVMLGYVIVVAILAYFLLFSGFFINRDRIPVYWIWFHYISLVKYPYEAVLQNEFADAAKCFVRGAQIFDGTPLAAVPEEMKVKLLDSMSGTLGVRIGAGTCVTTGSDILRQQSVEDLGKWSCLLVTVAWGFLFRSLFFVSLLIGSKNKRR encoded by the coding sequence ATGTCAAGAGTCGTATCTCTCTCCCCAATCCGCGACACTCTCCCCTTCTACAACAGAAGAGAAGCCGAGATGGAAATTGACACATCCCCACGCGCCACCGCACGCGCCTCCACCACACTCGGCCAGCTCCTGCAATGCGTCGGTGATGCGCGGAAGGAAGCCGCCGTCGACAAGACCCCGGTTCACCACGTGCTCGAGATGACCACTGAGGAGCCACGGACGATCCCCTTCGTCCTCGCCTTCAGCCACCTCACGTACAGCGTGAAATCCCCACGCGCCGCCGCGGATACCAAAATTGTACTCGATGACATCTCCGGCGAGGCGCGTGATGGAGAAATCATGGCGGTCATGGGTGCGTCGGGTTCCGGAAAGTCAACTTTGATCGATGCGCTGGCGAACCGGATGGCGAAGGGGAGCTTGCGAGGCTCGGTCACGCTCAACGGCGAGGCGCTCGAGTCGAAAATGTCGAAAGTTATCTCGGCTTACGTGATGCAAGACGATTTATTGTTCCCGATGCTCACGGTGGAGGAAACCCTAACGTTCGCGGCAGAGTTCCGTCTGCCGCGGACGCTCTCCAAGTCGAAGAAGAAGCTCCGCGTCGAGGCGCTGATCGACCAGCTCGGGCTCCGGAGAGCCGCGAGGACCGTCATCGGAGACGAGGGCCACCGCGGCGTCTCCGGCGGGGAGAGGCGGCGCGTGTCGATCGGAACCGACATCATCCACGACCCGATCGTGCTTTTTCTCGACGAGCCGACGTCAGGGCTCGATTCAACGAGCGCGTTCATGGTGGTGAAGGTTCTGCAGCGGATCGCGAGGAGCGGAAGCATCGTGATCATGTCGATTCATCAACCTAGCTCGAGGATCATGGGATTGCTCGATCGAATGATCTTCCTTTCGCGCGGGAAAACCGTCTTCAACGGCTCGCCGGAAAATCTGCCGATTTTCTTCTCCGATTTCGGCCAATCGATACCGGAAAACGAGAATCGGACTGAATTCGCGCTTGATTTCATCAGAGAATTAGAAGGATCCGACGGCGGAACGAAAAGCCTCGTTGAATTCAACAAATCATGGCAAACCTTCGATTCTCAACATCACCATCAATCGATCCAAAATTCACCGAATTTATCGCTGAAGGAGGCGATCAGCGCTAGTATTTCTCGAGGAAAGCTAGTCTCCGGCGCCACCGCCAGCGCCACCGCCGGATCCTCAATGGTGCCGACGTTCGCGAACCCTATGTGGATCGAATTAGCCGTTCTGTCAAagcgatccttcatgaactcgCGGCGGATGCCGGAGCTCTTCGGCGTTCGCCTCGCCGCGGTGGTGGTGACCGGATTCATCCTCGCCACCATGTTCTGGCGCCTCGACAACTCCCCGAAAGGCGTCCAGGAGCGCCTAGGGTTCTTCGCATTCGCGATGTCGACGACGTTCTACACTTGCGCCGACGCGCTGCCGGTTTTTCTACAAGAGCGCTACATATTCATGAGAGAGACGGCGTACAATGCTTACCGCCGATCTTCGTATGTTTTATCGCACTCGCTCGTGTCGATTCCGCCGCTGGTGTTTCTCTCCCTCGCCTTCGCCGTGATCACATTTTGGGCGGTGGGGCTCGACGGcgattttgtattttattttttgataattttggcTTCGTTTTGGGCGGGGAGCTCGTTTGTGACGTTTCTCTCCGGCGTGGTGCCGCACGTGATGCTAGGGTACGTGATTGTGGTGGCGATTTTGGCTTATTTCCTTCTATTCAGCGGATTCTTCATCAATCGAGATCGGATTCCGGTGTACTGGATCTGGTTTCATTACATCTCGCTGGTGAAGTATCCGTACGAGGCGGTGCTGCAGAATGAGTTTGCCGACGCGGCGAAGTGCTTCGTGAGGGGGGCGCAGATCTTCGACGGGACGCCGCTGGCGGCTGTGCCGGAGGAGATGAAGGTGAAGCTGCTGGACAGCATGAGCGGGACGCTGGGGGTGAGGATCGGCGCCGGGACGTGCGTAACGACGGGATCGGATATACTGAGGCAGCAGAGCGTGGAGGATCTCGGGAAGTGGAGCTGCCTGCTGGTGACGGTGGCGTGGGGGTTCCTCTTCAGATCGCTCTTCTTCGTGTCGCTGCTGATCGGGAGCAAGAACAAGAGGAGGTGA